One window of the Actinomycetota bacterium genome contains the following:
- a CDS encoding FumA C-terminus/TtdB family hydratase beta subunit — MPVSELPGGLKRVEAPLSDDDVRALRAGDRVRIFGRVYGARDAAHKRLIEMLDRGDQLPVDLAGQIVYYVGPTPARPGAVIGAAGPTTAGRMDRYTPPLLELGLKAAVGKGGRGEALRPEFQKHTACYLAALGGAGALASRTVKQARVAAFDELGPEAIFELELEDFPAWVVNDCYGADHYATVAEPWRKSSSPGTSQASSELGGG; from the coding sequence GTGCCGGTCTCGGAGCTGCCCGGCGGACTGAAGCGCGTCGAGGCGCCCCTCTCCGACGACGACGTCCGGGCGCTGCGTGCCGGCGACCGTGTGCGCATCTTCGGCCGCGTCTACGGCGCGCGGGACGCGGCACACAAACGCCTGATCGAGATGCTCGACCGCGGCGATCAGCTCCCCGTCGATCTCGCCGGTCAGATCGTCTACTACGTCGGCCCGACTCCGGCGCGACCGGGCGCCGTGATCGGCGCGGCCGGGCCGACGACCGCAGGGAGGATGGATCGCTACACGCCTCCGCTGCTCGAGCTCGGACTCAAGGCGGCCGTCGGAAAGGGCGGCCGCGGCGAGGCGCTGCGCCCCGAGTTCCAGAAGCACACCGCCTGTTACCTCGCTGCGCTCGGCGGCGCCGGCGCGCTCGCGAGCCGCACGGTCAAGCAGGCGCGCGTCGCCGCGTTCGATGAGCTCGGGCCCGAGGCCATCTTCGAGCTGGAGCTCGAGGATTTCCCCGCCTGGGTCGTGAACGATTGCTATGGTGCCGACCATTACGCGACGGTCGCAGAACCGTGGCGGAAGTCGTCCTCGCCGGGCACCTCGCAAGCCTCGAGCGAGCTGGGAGGAGGGTAG
- a CDS encoding fumarate hydratase translates to MVRELHVDEIAGALAKLCIDICYRMSPDMKAAVKRARELEESPIGREILDQLIANTEIAAEGEVPYCQDTGTTVVFVEVGQDVHLVGGALEAAINEGVARGYTEGFLRGSIVADPLFERKNSGDNTPAVVHTRVVPGDRVRITVDAKGAGSENMSRLAMLKPSDGIEGVRAFVLDTVERSGPNACPPGIVGVGVGGNFEGVAHLAKRALTRRVGDPNPDPRWAAFERELLDGANALGLGPEALGGTQTVLAVHVESAPTHIASLPVAVNMECHAHRAGHVEV, encoded by the coding sequence GTGGTCCGCGAGCTACACGTCGACGAGATCGCCGGCGCACTAGCGAAGCTCTGTATCGACATCTGCTACCGCATGTCGCCCGACATGAAGGCAGCGGTGAAGCGCGCCCGAGAACTCGAGGAATCGCCGATCGGACGCGAGATACTCGATCAGTTGATCGCCAACACGGAGATCGCCGCGGAGGGCGAAGTACCGTACTGTCAGGACACCGGAACGACCGTGGTGTTCGTCGAGGTCGGGCAGGACGTGCATCTGGTCGGCGGAGCGCTGGAGGCGGCGATCAACGAGGGCGTCGCCCGTGGTTACACGGAAGGCTTTCTCCGCGGCTCGATCGTGGCCGATCCATTGTTCGAGCGAAAGAACTCCGGCGACAACACCCCGGCGGTCGTCCACACCCGTGTCGTGCCCGGCGATCGCGTTCGGATCACCGTGGACGCGAAGGGCGCCGGAAGCGAGAACATGAGCCGCCTCGCGATGCTCAAGCCGTCCGACGGCATCGAAGGTGTCCGGGCATTCGTTCTCGATACCGTCGAGCGCTCGGGCCCCAACGCATGTCCGCCCGGCATCGTCGGCGTCGGCGTCGGCGGCAACTTCGAGGGCGTCGCGCACTTGGCGAAGCGCGCGCTGACGAGACGTGTCGGGGACCCGAACCCCGATCCCCGCTGGGCCGCGTTCGAGCGGGAGCTACTGGACGGCGCGAACGCTCTCGGCCTAGGCCCCGAGGCGCTCGGCGGCACGCAGACCGTCCTCGCCGTGCACGTCGAGTCGGCGCCGACCCACATCGCCTCGCTCCCCGTCGCCGTCAACATGGAGTGCCACGCGCACCGCGCCGGGCACGTGGAGGTCTAG
- the mdh gene encoding malate dehydrogenase — MKITVVGAGKYGSTTVQRIAEKGICDEVVMTDIVESLPQGLALDMMQSRPIEAFETRVTGTNTYDETAGSSICVVTAGLPRKPGMSRMDLLEVNAKIIRSVAEQFCPSSPDAVVIVVTNPLDEMTYLFREVSGFPAERVLGQAGMLDTARFKHFVAEELGVSPLDVEAITLGSHGETMVPVPSRVTVKGKPLTELADAGTIERVVQRTRDGGAEIVALLKTGSAYYAPSSAAVAMVAAVAQDSGAIMPACAWLTGQYGVEGVYLGVPAKLGAGGVQEVVELPLADDEVAALREAAEAVRTKCADVAKLAG; from the coding sequence ATGAAGATCACCGTCGTCGGAGCAGGTAAGTACGGTTCCACCACCGTCCAGCGCATCGCCGAGAAGGGGATCTGCGACGAGGTCGTGATGACCGACATCGTCGAAAGCCTGCCACAGGGGCTCGCGCTCGACATGATGCAGTCCCGTCCGATCGAAGCGTTCGAGACCCGCGTGACCGGGACCAACACCTATGACGAGACGGCCGGGTCGAGCATCTGCGTGGTGACGGCCGGGCTTCCGCGCAAGCCGGGCATGAGCCGCATGGACCTGCTCGAAGTCAACGCGAAGATCATCCGAAGCGTGGCGGAGCAGTTCTGTCCCAGCTCTCCCGACGCGGTCGTGATCGTGGTCACGAACCCGCTCGACGAGATGACCTACCTCTTCCGCGAGGTGTCGGGCTTCCCGGCCGAACGCGTGCTCGGACAAGCGGGCATGCTCGACACCGCGCGCTTCAAGCACTTCGTCGCGGAGGAGCTCGGCGTCTCTCCTCTGGACGTCGAAGCGATCACGCTCGGCTCGCACGGAGAGACGATGGTGCCGGTGCCGAGCCGGGTGACGGTCAAGGGGAAGCCGCTCACGGAGCTGGCCGACGCCGGCACGATCGAGCGCGTCGTGCAGCGGACCCGCGACGGCGGCGCCGAGATCGTCGCACTGCTCAAGACCGGCAGCGCGTACTACGCGCCGTCGTCGGCGGCCGTCGCGATGGTCGCTGCGGTCGCCCAGGACTCGGGGGCGATCATGCCTGCCTGCGCCTGGCTCACCGGTCAGTACGGCGTCGAAGGCGTCTACCTCGGCGTGCCGGCCAAGCTCGGCGCCGGGGGTGTGCAGGAGGTCGTGGAACTGCCCCTGGCCGACGACGAGGTCGCCGCGCTCCGGGAGGCAGCCGAGGCCGTGCGGACGAAGTGCGCCGACGTCGCCAAACTGGCTGGGTAG